TAACTTTTAATTTTTCCTGTAATTTTTTAATCTCGGCACGCATTCGGACTCGTAATAACGCATCGAGATTAGATAATGGTTCATCCATCAATAACACTCTTGGCTCCATTACAATTGCTCTGGCAACTGCCACTCGCTGTCTTTGTCCACCTGAAAGCTGTGCGGGATAGCGGTCTAATAAATTATCTATTCCTAAAAGATTAGCTACCCAAATGACTTTCTCCTGTATCTGATGTTGAGAATATTTTTTAATTCTTAAAGGGAAGGCAATATTATTTTTTACAGTCATATGAGGCCACACAGCATAATTCTGAAAGACCATGGAAATACTTCTGTCTTTCGGAGAAAGATAGGTGATATTATCTTCATCAAAAAAAATCTTACCTTCGGTAACTCTCTCTAATCCGGAAATACAACGTAATAATGTTGTCTTGCCACAACCAGAGGGACCAAGCAATACCACAAACTCTCCAGGTATGATTTCCAGATCTATATCATTTACTGCTTTTACCTTATCAAAATATTTCTTCAAACCTTTAAGTCTAACTTTAACCAATCTTTTCCACCTCCCTTTCTCTTATGCGAAGTCAATAAACTGACAAAAATTTATTTCAAGGAAATACCCCACATTGTAACCAGATGTTTTCTTACGAAGAAAATAAAGACCATTGCTGGCGCAGCCATAATAAAACCTGCACTAAATTTAAGGTAATCCGGTGAAGCCATTGCAGTTTTCAGAATATGTGCAGGCAGTGTCCGGTTAGTTAAAGTTAATATGGTAGCCACAAATACCTCATTCCATGACAGGATAAAAGCAAATATTGCTGAAGCAGCTAACCCAGGTAATGCAAGCGGAAGAGTTATCCGAAAGAATGCATGTACACGCGAAAGACCAAAAATCATTGCTGCTTCTTCATAATCCACAGATACGCCCGATAGAATACTTGAAAATATAAGGATAATTATAGGTAATACCATTGCAGTATGTGCCAAAGAAGTACCCCAAGTTGAATCACTAACTCCCATTCTCATAAAGATGATAAGTAAAGGAACAGC
This is a stretch of genomic DNA from Candidatus Atribacteria bacterium. It encodes these proteins:
- a CDS encoding ABC transporter ATP-binding protein, which encodes MVKVRLKGLKKYFDKVKAVNDIDLEIIPGEFVVLLGPSGCGKTTLLRCISGLERVTEGKIFFDEDNITYLSPKDRSISMVFQNYAVWPHMTVKNNIAFPLRIKKYSQHQIQEKVIWVANLLGIDNLLDRYPAQLSGGQRQRVAVARAIVMEPRVLLMDEPLSNLDALLRVRMRAEIKKLQEKLKVTTIYVTHDQVEAMTMGDRIAVLEQGIIQQFGSSDEIYHNPVNTFVAGFIGSPQMNSIEVELIHKKEKFYLETKGLEVPLLDILKDKVSQISDKRNYILGIRPEHIYVAGSVQTDKVVSTKGKIYFAELLRSDTVIHLEKEFGLLVMKTPGDLKIEEGKELEVLFDLSRIHLFEKDTRKAIF
- a CDS encoding carbohydrate ABC transporter permease; protein product: MIIVGIIVIWFLAPLVLITISAFASPSDYYQIEKVIPTHFTLNQFKSLFFGLEAWKAILTSMKVAGLTMLLSFLIGMPAGYALSRYIFPGKNLLKLICLATKMLPLMVLAVPLLIIFMRMGVSDSTWGTSLAHTAMVLPIIILIFSSILSGVSVDYEEAAMIFGLSRVHAFFRITLPLALPGLAASAIFAFILSWNEVFVATILTLTNRTLPAHILKTAMASPDYLKFSAGFIMAAPAMVFIFFVRKHLVTMWGISLK